One segment of Anopheles stephensi strain Indian chromosome 3, UCI_ANSTEP_V1.0, whole genome shotgun sequence DNA contains the following:
- the LOC118512148 gene encoding chromatin assembly factor 1 subunit B codes for MKCQIPEISWHNRDPVLSVDIQPKGANDRDHQYRLASGGTDSHVLIWYMIQNPECGTINLELAADLTRHQRAVNAVRWSPSGELLASGDDESVIFIWKQKGESETLNILDTTNDQDKETWLTLKVLRGHMEDVYDLSWSANSQFLISGSVDNTAIVWDVQRGKNQAILQDHKGFVQGVAWDPQNKYLATLSTDRVFRVYDVKTKRVVSRCNKCVLPVPQSHPLRDKTVRLFHDDTLQTFFRRLCFSPDGNLIVAPSGVAEIEGVSKPLHTTYIFTRNSLRQPCFTLPSPDQYSVAVRFCPVYFQHRSHAENKPPLVPLPYRMVFAVATKSSVYLYDTQQAAPFALISNIHYTRLTDMAWSSDGKILIVSSTDGFCSLIFFTDGELGKVYEAPAIEAPAADNTSTPPKPSDSTKDAITKTPSPPKQSQVEKDDVKKDVKPAQPIAFRRKPKPEENQAKDSDLPKTPPSGEKPVQPVEFVIEKDKIISSQEKFDSPAKKDRPVTPIAVRRHPRTLSDKKDDSPQNPALASSASSVGKNSPKPIAIRRHPRTLETGAAKPTAEPTAEEDANDTWPIDQPKPAAANGVTKQQLLPQPCPMETDQTEDIVLLVESDGEDEAVLAPPKNEPTKEPDSDAPKTPRRVEFRTISTPKSKKKLL; via the exons ATGAAGTGCCAAATTCCGGAAATATCATGGCATAACCGTGATCCGGTGTTGAGCGTTGACATCCAACCGAAAGGAGCGAACGATCGTGATCATCAATATCGGCTGGCATCCGGTGGGACTGATTCGCATGTGCTG ATCTGGTACATGATACAAAATCCAGAGTGTGGGACGATCAACTTGGAACTGGCGGCTGATCTTACGCGACATCAACGTGCGGTCAATGCGGTACGATGGTCACCTTCGGGGGAGCTGCTAGCATCTGGCGACGACGAAAGTGTAATATTCATTTGGAAGCAGAAAGGAGAGTCGGAAACGCTAAACATTCTTG ACACCACCAACGATCAGGACAAGGAAACGTGGCTAACACTGAAGGTGCTTCGAGGACACATGGAGGACGTGTACGATCTATCCTGGTCGGCCAACTCGCAGTTTCTTATTAGTGGCTCGGTAGACAATACAGCGATCGTGTGGGACGTGCAGCGTGGCAAAAACCAGGCGATTCTTCAAGACCACAAGGGATTCGTTCAAGGTGTTGCCTGGGATCCGCAAAATAAGTACCTGGCCACGCTAAGCACGGATCGAGTGTTTCGCGTATACGACGTCAAAACAAAGCGTGTCGTGTCGAGGTGCAATAAATGTGTTCTGCCCGTGCCGCAGTCGCATCCACTGAGGGACAAAACCGTTCGGCTGTTTCACGACGATACGCTGCAGACATTCTTCCGGCGTTTGTGCTTCAGTCCTGATGGGAATCTGATCGTTGCGCCATCTGGAGTTGCCGAGATCGAAGGTGTTTCAAAGCCTCTGCACACGACCTACATTTTTACGCGAAACTCTCTCCGACA GCCCTGCTTCACACTTCCTTCGCCTGATCAGTACTCGGTGGCTGTGCGCTTCTGCCCAGTGTACTTCCAGCATCGTTCACATGCAGAAAATAAACCACCGCTTGTGCCACTCCCGTACAGAATGGTGTTCGCGGTGGCTACGAAAAGTTCCGTCTATCTGTACGATACGCAACAGGCCGCCCCGTTTGCTCTGATATCCAACATCCATTATACTCGGCTTACGGACATGGCGTGGTCATCCGATGGAAAGATACTTATAGTGTCAAGCACGGATGGCTTTTGTTCGCTGATATTTTTCACTGATGGTGAGCTGGGAAAGGTATATGAAGCTCCAGCGATAGAAGCACCCGCTGCAGACAATACCAGTACACCTCCAAAACCATCCGATTCCACCAAGGATGCAATTACTAAAACACCATCTCCACCGAAGCAATCGCAGGTTGAAAAAGACGATGTGAAGAAAGACGTAAAACCGGCACAACCGATCGCGTTTAGAAGGAAGCCaaaaccggaagaaaatcAAGCGAAGGACAGCGATCTTCCCAAGACGCCACCATCCGGTGAAAAGCCTGTGCAGCCGGTGGAGTTTGTCATAGAAAAGGATAAAATAATCAGCAGCCAAGAAAAGTTCGATAGCCCTGCGAAAAAGGATCGCCCAGTTACGCCAATTGCTGTGCGGAGGCACCCAAGAACACTGTCGGACAAAAAGGACGATTCACCACAAAATCCTGCGCTGGCCTCGTCAGCTTCATCGGTGGGAAAGAATTCTCCCAAACCCATCGCAATCCGTCGACATCCACGAACACTGGAAACTGGTGCGGCGAAACCTACCGCTGAACCGACCGCAgaggaagatgccaacgataCATGGCCAATCGATCAACCGAAGCCGGCTGCTGCCAATGGTGTAACGAAACAGCAGCTGCTTCCACAGCCTTGCCCGATGGAAACTGACCAAACGGAAGACATAGTGCTGTTGGTAGAATCCGACGGGGAAGATGAAGCGGTTCTCGCTCCTCCTAAGAACGAGCCAACGAAGGAGCCGGATTCCGACGCACCGAAAACACCGCGACGGGTTGAGTTCCGAACGATATCGACGCCGAAATCAAAAAAGAAACTTTTATGA
- the LOC118512149 gene encoding uncharacterized protein LOC118512149 — MSKQSIPREQIVSNSKRDVKVKQKRKNAHQVRKYFLPAGETKQKCTFCGWETRENATRMVQHIVQRCNEASAEAREEISASVVDAEERELQSYYTSHNKKAVHDFFKSVDNDRKRQCVFCRWTTILNLTRMRYHILQMCNYVPPEVRQSFMKQEYTDSDSQCDTYCIVNVDDGDRKGLKLVSSSMLDHSDTALVEEVVLETEDFVNQEEVDAYYGENDGEKIVPDQLEEEDNLQILNQLNNETELEMVDCENASEEETLSSALKNEDTRLINVSDRYYTVSKRNVRERSPHVAEDHGGSKKIRTEMPVPRNDKNLRRTATVKVLRAVTPQTSRDQQVRKFRTGLTSSTPNIKQAIAVQKEKHAKQSSPRDRDHQPVQRNEKRDETPTPPRQKAAAIVPSSPQPKNSVSATSTSLQNISRQESDAAVPEEQGSCHSFGGGHVYPQEAPRFVDHKLQYTKAVISRPAPEFEATAVVEGAFKKIKLSDYRGKYLVFFFYPLDFTFVCPTEILAFSDRVNEFKKLNTEVIAASIDSHFTHLAWINTPRKEGGLGKINIPLVSDITHSISKDYGVFLDDLGHTLRGLFIIDDRGVLRQITMNDLPVGRSVDETLRLVQAFQYTDKHGEVCPAGWKPGQDTIVPNPEAKIKYFEKNH; from the exons ATGTCGAAACAAAGTATTCCCCGAGAGCAAATcgtcagcaacagcaagcggGACGTTAAGGTAAAGCAAAAGCGTAAAAATGCGCACCAGGTGCGTAAGTACTTTCTGCCCGCTggtgaaacaaagcaaaagtgCACCTTTTGCGGGTGGGAAACGCGTGAAAATGCTACACGAATGGTGCAGCACATCGTGCAACGGTGTAATGAAGCGTCCGCGGAAGCACGGGAGGAAATATCGGCCTCGGTGGTGGACGCAGAAGAGCGGGAGCTGCAATCGTACTACACATCACACAACAAAAAGGCGGTGCATGACTTTTTCAAATCGGTCGACAATGATCGGAAGCGTCAGTGTGTGTTCTGCCGATGGACCACCATCCTGAACCTGACGCGGATGCGCTACCACATCCTGCAGATGTGTAACTACGTGCCGCCGGAGGTCCGTCAAAGCTTTATGAAGCAGGAATACACGGATTCGGACTCGCAGTGCGACACGTACTGCATCGTGAACGTGGACGATGGCGATCGGAAGGGGCTGAAACTGGTATCGAGCAGCATGCTGGATCACTCCGACACTGCATTGGTTGAGGAGGTGGTGCTCGAGACGGAAGACTTCGTTAATCAAGAAGAGGTGGACGCGTACTATGGGGAAAACGACGGAGAAAAAATTGTGCCCGACCAGCTGGAGGAGGAAGATAATCTGCAAATATTGAACCAATTGAACAACGAGACGGAGCTGGAAATGGTAGATTGCGAAAATGCAAGCGAAGAGGAAACGCTCTCGAGCGCTCttaaaaatgaagacactCGGTTGATCAATGTTTCGGACCGATACTATACAGTCAGCAAACGCAACGTCAGAGAACGATCGCCTCACGTCGCGGAAGATCACGGTGGCTCGAAAAAAATAAGAACGGAAATGCCTGTACCTCGAAATGATAAAAACCTGAGAAGAACTGCTACTGTAAAGGTATTGCGCGCCGTGACTCCGCAAACATCGCGGGACCAACAAGTGCGGAAGTTCAGAACGGGGTTGACTTCCAGCACTCCGAACATTAAACAAGCTATCGCTGTGCAGAAGGAAAAGCATGCAAAGCAATCATCTCCTCGCGATAGGGATCATCAGCCAGTGCAAAGAAACGAAAAGCGGGATGAAACTCCAACACCACCACGGCAAAAGGCGGCTGCCATCGTGCCAAGCTCTCCGCAGCCAAAGAATTCCGTATCAGCAACCTCGACATCGCTCCAGAATATCTCTCGGCAG GAAAGCGATGCCGCCGTGCCGGAAGAGCAAGGATCCTGCCATTCGTTCGGTGGGGGCCATGTGTACCCGCAGGAAGCACCCCGATTCGTTGACCACAAGCTCCAGTACACGAAGGCAGTCATCTCACGTCCAGCACCAGAGTTCGAAGCTACGGCCGTAGTCGAGGGAGCATTCAAGAAGATCAAGCTGTCGGACTACCGTGGGAAATAtttggtgtttttcttctaccCGCTCGACTTCACGTTTGTGTGTCCGACAGAAATTCTCGCCTTCTCCGATCGGGTGAATGAGTTCAAGAAGCTAAACACGGAGGTAATTGCGGCCAGCATTGATTCCCACTTCACCCACCTCGCGTGGATCAACACGCCACGGAAGGAGGGTGGACTTGGCAAGATCAACATTCCACTGGTGAGCGACATAACGCACAGCATCTCGAAGGATTACGGCGTCTTTTTGGATGATTTGGGCCACACCCTGCG TGGTTTGTTTATCATTGACGATCGCGGTGTGTTGCGACAAATTACGATGAATGATCTTCCGGTTGGGCGATCCGTGGATGAAACGTTGCGATTAGTACAAGCATTCCAGTACACGGACAAGCATGGAGAGGTTTGTCCTGCCGGATGGAAACCAGGCCAAGATACG atTGTCCCGAACCCGGaagcaaaaattaaatattttgagAAAAACCATTGA
- the LOC118512152 gene encoding vacuolar protein sorting-associated protein VTA1 homolog, with protein MATNFPPVPPALKSIQHYLKTAQEHDSRDPVVAYWCRLYGLQLGLKVSNQGIEERKLLLAIMDWLETTKGQMADNESITNEVAAQAYLENYALKLFLYADKQDRASNFGKNVVKAFYTAGMIYDLCQIFGDLTEEVTQNRKYAKWKASYIHNCLKNGETPVAGPMPTEDDKEFDQDAFLPNADPQPGPSNTPAPQQPPPVSPQPPPAGPTNFITTDPFSNVKAPTPPSEPEKPPGGFQPYMGGPVAGVAGTPVETNRLVSPTGVQLRPEQLTKAQKYCRWAESALNYEDLKTSIDNLQKALRLLQTGQDG; from the coding sequence ATGGCCACAAACTTCCCGCCCGTACCTCCCGCGTTGAAGTCCATCCAGCATTATCTGAAGACGGCCCAGGAACATGATTCCCGCGATCCGGTCGTCGCCTACTGGTGCCGCCTGTACGGTTTGCAGCTTGGTCTCAAGGTTTCCAATCAAGGGATAGAAGAACGAAAACTGCTGCTGGCAATAATGGACTGGTTGGAAACGACCAAGGGACAGATGGCGGACAACGAGTCCATTACGAACGAAGTGGCTGCCCAGGCCTACCTGGAAAATTACGCCCTCAAGCTGTTCCTGTACGCAGACAAGCAGGACCGAGCGAGCAACTTCGGTAAGAACGTTGTGAAAGCGTTCTACACGGCCGGCATGATCTACGACTTGTGTCAGATATTTGGCGACCTAACGGAGGAAGTAACACAGAACCGAAAGTACGCCAAGTGGAAGGCATCCTATATTCACAACTGTCTGAAAAATGGAGAAACACCCGTAGCGGGCCCTATGCCTACCGAGGACGACAAAGAATTTGACCAAGATGCCTTTCTACCGAACGCGGATCCGCAACCGGGACCTAGCAATACTCCTGCCCCGCAGCAACCACCGCCAGTATCACCGCAACCACCACCGGCTGGACCGACCAACTTCATCACCACAGATCCGTTCAGCAACGTGAAAGCTCCGACACCACCGAGCGAACCGGAAAAACCGCCGGGCGGATTCCAACCGTACATGGGCGGACCGGTAGCGGGTGTGGCCGGCACTCCCGTGGAAACGAATCGACTGGTCTCACCCACTGGCGTGCAGCTGCGACCGGAGCAACTCACCAAAGCCCAGAAATACTGCCGATGGGCAGAAAGTGCACTCAACTACGAGGATTTGAAGACGTCGATCGATAATCTCCAGAAGGCGCTCCGTCTGCTACAGACCGGACAGGACGGTTAG
- the LOC118512150 gene encoding integrator complex subunit 14, producing the protein MPTIIALDVSLSMSRPIPNQPSGTGGSGGSTESENVLTYHHLAAQGINYVLDYLTKHARLEYVSLIIYSSLYEVVVDFTRDYESIRQALPKIEHYDKTCLENVLVAVNNAFKTHWGSQNYCQIIFVTDCGVGMGPTSLKNTIINIQTYKAACAAAAAAAAASSDGSKTAAALAAGNSASIPAPSENQWVGFSYPSKLSFMCLGSLSTDSAFRCGTKLYRQLLEVSGQKGQLFIPRLKIKHEESAGDETSPSTAGDDSEDGMRQLTRSSALECFATMCDVNYRQFEATLRCGGYFRLEEPVTVWPAPLPYTARDVLGAETTKLMSRRLEVCGFIRMSDIGSPMSVSRHLILPRSTAAGAAERENDGGKAELKNGHGHPSAEERLEADIKAFYAKSDSGGEHHQHDDHTPDGGADVNKESVCVLLHGSLKVENMAALVLVGDNWYGFIYSYADGKKKWNLMLNVLPPGSDVVPWLGDLRYLGTMEDAFQGENPSFPIKADKRSYSQTIVVWIRHASLQSDIQKVLRHAKKLPEKTQHFYKELNRIRRAALSLGFVELLEGLAHIFEREISTLPLNASPDCSMQLTHAAIELRKTNNRDLKSVIHALPTQYNQLG; encoded by the exons ATGCCTACAATCATCGCGCTGGACGTGTCGCTTTCGATGTCGCGCCCCATACCGAACCAACCATCGGGCACCGGTGGGTCCGGTGGAAGTACGGAATCGGAGAATGTGTTGACCTACCATCATCTAGCAGCTCAGGGAATAAATTATGTGCTCGATTATCTCACCAAGCATGCCCGTCTGGAGTATGTATCCCTG ATCATCTATTCGTCGCTGTACGAAGTTGTAGTGGATTTCACGCGTGATTACGAATCAATTCGGCAGGCGCTGCCCAAGATCGAGCATTACGACAAGACCTGCCTGGAGAATGTGTTGGTGGCAGTGAACAATGCGTTTAAGACGCACTGGGGCAGCCAGAACTACTGCCAAATCATCTTCGTCACAGACTGTGGCGTTGGAATGGGGCCAACCTCGCTGAAGAATACGATCATCAACATACAGACGTACAAAGCGGCATGTGCGGCAGCCGCCGCAGCAGCTGCCGCTTCGTCCGATGGCTCCAAAACGGCCGCCGCGCTCGCTGCCGGTAACAGTGCGTCCATTCCGGCACCATCCGAAAACCAGTGGGTCGGATTTTCCTACCCAAGCAAGCTGTCCTTCATGTGCCTCGGTAGCTTGTCAACAGATTCCGCCTTCCGGTGTGGCACAAAGCTCTACCGGCAGCTGCTGGAAGTGAGCGGACAAAAGGGACAATTGTTTATACCGCGCTTGAAGATAAAACACGAAGAATCGGCCGGAGATGAAACATCCCCAAGCACCGCCGGAGATGACAGCGAGGACGGTATGAGGCAGTTGACGCGATCGTCCGCGCTGGAATGCTTTGCCACGATGTGCGATGTCAACTATCGGCAGTTTGAGGCAACACTGCGCTGCGGCGGCTATTTCCGGCTAGAAGAACCCGTCACCGTTTGGCCAGCGCCGCTTCCATATACCGCGCGTGATGTGTTGGGTGCCGAGACGACCAAGCTCATGTCCCGCCGGCTGGAAGTGTGTGGCTTTATTCGCATGTCGGACATTGGTTCGCCGATGTCTGTTAGTAGACACCTGATACTGCCTCGCAGTACCGCCGCCGGCGCAGCCGAACGGGAAAACGATGGTGGGAAGGCTGAGCTGAAAAACGGACATGGCCACCCTTCCGCCGAGGAACGGCTCGAGGCCGACATTAAAGCGTTCTACGCCAAATCGGACTCCGGCGGCGAGCATCACCAACACGACGATCACACACCGGACGGTGGTGCGGACGTGAACAAGGAgtcagtgtgtgtgcttctgcACGGTTCGCTTAAGGTAGAGAACATGGCCGCCCTGGTGCTGGTGGGCGACAATTGGTACGGGTTCATCTACTCATACGCGGACGGGAAGAAAAAGTGGAACCTGATGCTGAACGTTCTCCCGCCCGGAAGCGACGTGGTACCGTGGCTAGGTGACCTACGCTATCTCGGCACAATGGAGGACGCTTTCCAGGGCGAAAACCCCTCGTTCCCGATCAAGGCAGACAAGCGCAGCTACTCGCAAACGATCGTCGTCTGGATCCGGCACGCCAGCCTCCAGTCCGACATACAGAAGGTGCTTAGGCACGCGAAGAAGCTGCCCGAAAAGACGCAACACTTCTACAAGGAGCTGAACCGCATCCGGCGGGCGGCCCTTTCGCTCGGCTTCGTCGAACTGCTCGAAGGATTGGCACACATTTTCGAGCGCGAAATCAGTACGCTACCACTGAACGCGTCACCGGACTGCTCCATGCAGCTGACCCATGCAGCCATCGAGCTGCGGAAGACCAACAACCGCGATCTGAAGTCCGTCATTCACGCCCTGCCCACACAGTACAACCAGCTCGGATAG
- the LOC118512147 gene encoding dnaJ homolog subfamily C member 2 has product MAATTSDKSKRPSAAVLTVALRTKYDLRRSLSGAKWNEGLEYLQYLHETQPITPKCPPTKDELIASGLLPADGAQQTATGAVDPEALFDEMFEVDIDYLKSLDPKDWKNQDHYAVLGLKKMRFEATDEDIKRAYRKIVLKHHPDKRKALGENVKQDDDYFHCITMAYETLGTLKNRRAFDSIDPEFDDALPSQSEVEKDFYGSLRDVFRRNARWNESRKSAPQLGDDNTSREAVEHFYDFWYNFQSWREFSYLDEEDKEKGQDREERRWIEKQNKAIRLKRKKEESARIRSLVDLAYNNDPRVVRFKREEKERKLAAKRAKQNAYQVQRAEEERVAKEAAEAKQRAEEAEQKRIEQIQIERERTKRILKKERKLLRDTAKGKDYYAANDKERLKHMEGLEKLIESFKLLELQDFNKELAAGGRDAFIKAISELEAKLEQERMAAQQAAKIPNNAGLKVVNRKAMWTHDNVQLLIKAVNLFPAGTISRWEVIANYLNQHGTELGDMRFYAKDALNKAKELQAGDFSKSDLKTVVNQQAYESFERSKKDLKIIDNSEISMKEASDAAAAKEKAQQNGGKSKQAEKKATPAPMANGGTKGHEAENGAADGKENRSNKQPKQQAVKEDKAPVVNGTTTTDDSNNKLNATTAAPTATDGKAKPTAAKKEKEANRVWSKEEQALLEQAIKTYPVSFGADRWDRIAECIPNRTKKDCMRRVKELVDLVNAKREAQQSVK; this is encoded by the exons ATGGCAGCCACCACAAGTGACAAAAGCAAACGTCCTTCTGCGGCCGTCCTTACCGTTGCCTTGCGGACAAAGTACGATCTGCGTCGTTCCTTGTCGGGCGCCAAATGGAACGAGGGCCTAGAGTACCTACAGTATCTGCACGAAACGCAACCAATCACGCCGAAATGTCCCCCAACAAAGGATGAACTGATCGCGTCTGGTTTGTTGCCGGCTGATGGAGCACAACAGACGGCAACCGGCGCCGTCGATCCGGAAGCACTGTTTGATGAGATGTTTGAGGTGGACATCGACTATCTGAAGAGTTTGGATCCGAAGGATTGGAAAAATCAGGATCACTACGCCGTGCTCGGACTAAAGAAGATGCG GTTTGAGGCAACCGATGAGGACATCAAGCGTGCATACCGCAAGATAGTGTTGAAGCACCATCCAGACAAACGGAAAGCGCTGGGGGAGAATGTAAAGCAGGACGACGATTACTTCCACTGCATTACGATGGCGTACGAAACGCTGGGCACGCTGAAGAACCGTCGCGCCTTCGACTCGATCGATCCCGAATTTGACGACGCGCTTCCGTCCCAGTCCGAGGTCGAGAAAGACTTCTACGGCTCACTGCGCGACGTGTTTAGGCGCAACGCCCGTTGGAACGAATCACGCAAATCGGCTCCCCAGCTGGGGGACGACAATACGTCCCGCGAAGCGGTAGAACACTTTTACGATTTTTGGTACAACTTTCAGAGCTGGCGCGAATTTAGCTACCTCGACGAAGAGGATAAGGAAAAGGGCCAGGATCGGGAGGAACGGCGCTGGATCGAGAAACAGAACAAAGCAATCCGGTTGAAGCGCAAGAAGGAGGAATCGGCTCGTATCCGTTCGTTGGTGGATTTGGCGTACAATAACGATCCGCGTGTGGTTCGGTTTAAGCGCGAGGAAAAGGAACGTAAGCTAGCAGCCAAGCGCGCGAAACAGAACGCTTACCAGGTGCAGAGGGCGGAAGAAGAGCGTGTAGCGAAGGAAGCGGCCGAAGCAAAACAGCGCGCGGAAGAAGCAGAACAGAAGCGTATCGAGCAGATACAGATCGAGCGCGAACGGACGAAGCGTATACTGAAAAAGGAACGCAAGCTGCTGCGTGACACGGCCAAGGGAAAGGATTACTATGCGGCGAACGATAAGGAGCGACTGAAGCATATGGAAGGGTTGGAGAAGCTGATCGAATCGTTCAAGCTGCTCGAGCTGCAAGATTTCAACAAGGAGCTGGCAGCGGGCGGTCGGGACGCGTTCATCAAAGCGATCAGTGAGCTAGAGGCTAAGCTGGAGCAGGAACGGATGGCCGCCCAGCAGGCGGCCAAAATACCGAACAATGCCGGGCTGAAGGTGGTCAACCGGAAGGCCATGTGGACACACGATAATGTGCAGCTGCTGATCAAGGCGGTGAATCTGTTCCCGGCCGGTACCATTTCTCGCTGGGAGGTGATAGCGAACTACCTGAACCAGCACGGTACGGAGCTGGGCGATATGCGGTTCTACGCGAAGGACGCCCTGAATAAGGCGAAAGAGCTGCAGGCGGGCGATTTCTCCAAGAGTGACCTTAAGACGGTAGTTAACCAGCAGGCGTATGAATCGTTCGAGCGCAGCAAAAAGGATCTCAAGATCATCGACAACTCCGAGATCAGCATGAAGGAAGCGTCGGATGCGGCCGCGGCCAAAGAAAAGGCACAACAGAACGGCGGCAAGTCCAAGCAGGCTGAGAAGAAAGCGACCCCCGCCCCGATGGCCAACGGTGGCACAAAAGGACACGAGGCAGAAAATGGCGCTGCCGACGGCAAGGAGAACCGCAGCAACAAGCAACCGAAACAACAGGCTGTGAAGGAGGACAAAGCGCCGGTGGTGAAcggaacgacgacgacggacgaTAGCAATAACAAGCTTAACGCTACCACTGCCGCGCCGACTGCGACCGATGGCAAAGCGAAACCAACGGCGGCCAAAAAGGAGAAGGAAGCCAATCGGGTCTGGAGCAAGGAGGAACAGGCGCTACTCGAGCAGGCCATCAAGACGTACCCGGTGTCGTTCGGTGCGGACCGCTGGGACAGGATAGCGGAGTGTATACCGAACAGGACGAAAAAGGATTGCATGCGGCGCGTCAAGGAGCTAGTAGATCTGGTTAACGCGAAGCGCGAGGCGCAGCAAAGCGTCAAGTAG
- the LOC118512151 gene encoding homeobox protein homothorax-like, with product MQENSVTAVPVSAVTASGLGTIGTSAGSTGTGVVGNTVNNTGNSNSNGSSTGSTSNNGPGSGPITGASAGSGSSTTISPHGLSDIDQAQFEADKRAVYKHPLFSLLALLLEKCEQATQGYIPSSSSASSPNGSSNNGTSDGDSFSRDIQAFVQLLEKEKRPLLTNNSELDGLMIKALQVLRIHLLELEKVQELCRDFCTRYIACLRSKMQSENLLRSDYALEHNNNLSNSNSPINSPEQDLSGSAQGYYQNADYLQGSDTSEYSNMQAKGSLLSCSSPCGPGVQTSAPQHSLPHPALQHQLHHHQQVPLAAAIQSPHSATILENSSTLEDLAGHSLPPSGGVVGMPGLAGLPSLQDCATGALLPTDLTTATAAAVAMAFQQQQQYHLPIHPNAGTMPLNSVRCPPSAIALTSPHDIYAGQLSPCGSSDELDSELDSPGDGDSGSGKRLKRGILPKHATSVMRAWLFQHLVHPYPTEDEKRAIAAQTNLTLLQVNNWFINARRRILLPMLENASDNSGE from the exons atGCAAGAAAATAGCGTAACGGCGGTTCCGGTGTCGGCGGTGACGGCATCCGGATTGGGCACAATCGGCACCAGTGCCGGAAGCACCGGCACTGGTGTGGTCGGAAACACAGTCAACAACaccggcaacagcaacagcaatggCAGCAGTAccggcagcaccagcaacaacggTCCTGGCAGTGGGCCAATCACGGGGGCTTCGGCAGGCTCCGGCAGCTCGACGACCATCTCACCACACGGCCTCAGCGACATCGATCAGGCACAGTTCGAGGCGGACAAGCGGGCAGTCTACAA ACATCCTCTGTTTTCCCTGCTAGCGTTGCTGCTCGAAAAATGTGAACAAGCCACCCAAGGCTACATTCCTTCCTCGTCTTCCGCGTCTAGTCCAAACGGGTCATCCAACAATGGCACCAGTGATGGAGATAGTTTCTCCCGAGATATTCAG GCCTTCGTACAACTGCTGGAGAAAGAAAAGCGTCCACTGCTAACGAACAACAGTGAGCTGGATGGACTAATGATCAAAGCATTGCAAGTGTTACGAATACATCTGCTCGAGCTGGAGAAGGTCCAGGAGTTGTGTCGGGATTTCTGCACACGCTACATTGCCTGCCTGCGCAGTAAGATGCAGTCGGAGAATTTGCTCCGATCGGACTACGCACTCGAGCACAACAACAATCTGTCCAACTCCAACAGTCCCATCAACAGTCCAGAACAG GATCTTTCCGGCAGTGCTCAGGGTTATTACCAGAATGCGGATTACCTGCAGGGAAGCGATACGAGCGAATACAGCAATATGCAAG CAAAGGGAAGCTTACTGAGCTGCAGTAGTCCCTGCGGTCCGGGTGTTCAGACATCAGCTCCACAGCATTCGCTTCCCCATCCAGCGttgcagcaccagcttcaccatcaccagcaagTGCCGTTAGCAGCAGCAATACAATCACCACACAGTGCCACCATCTTGGAAAACTCGTCAACTCTCGAAGACTTGGCGGGACACTCTCTGCCACCTTCGGGAGGTGTTGTTGGAATGCCCGGACTTGCCGGATTGCCTTCATTGCAGGACTGTGCGACGGGAGCGCTACTTCCAACCGATCTCACCACAGCTACAGCAGCTGCCGTCGCGATGGCattccaacagcagcaacagtatcaCCTTCCAATCCATCCCAACGCTGGCACAATGCCTCTCAACTCGGTCCGATGTCCACCGTCGGCGATTGCGCTTACCTCACCGCACGATATCTACGCCGGTCAGCTGTCACCGTGCGGGAGCTCCGATGAGCTAGACTCCGAACTCGACTCACCCGGGGACGGTGATTCGGGTTCGGGCAAACGGCTCAAGCGGGGCATCCTGCCCAAGCATGCCACCAGCGTAATGCGCGCTTGGTTGTTTCAGCATCTAGTC CATCCCTATCCTACTGAGGACGAGAAGCGTGCGATAGCAGCACAAACCAATCTCACCTTGCTTCAG GTAAACAATTGGTTCATTAACGCTCGTCGACGTATCTTGCTGCCAATGCTGGAGAATGCCTCCGACAACTCTGGGGAGTAA